A region from the Acidobacteriota bacterium genome encodes:
- a CDS encoding RDD family protein — protein sequence MKTHWKPLAVLAVTLGLVATGGAVQETTAPSTPDPPVEVDVDIDLDIDVDGEVVQIGRSYTLPAGKRVESAVVIAGTARIEGEIEQDLVVVAGAATLAGTARVGGDVVVVGGTGDLQPGAEVGGDLVAVGSGLKVPEGFSPGGDQVSVGAFELGDQFANAAPWLTRGMLWGRPIVPDLPWMWAFVAVFALLFLLINLVFDGPVRACTDTLGRKPLTTGLAGFLTLLLISPVSFILTVSVVGLALVPFLWLAFMIVGLIGNVAAARWIGSRVLPEESPHNRLQAARSLGIGLAAIILVGMVPVAGLTAWALVSLLGLGAAATALVAGLRRENPPSPAPTPPPIAEPGSDASTGGAAEPSSSDTAPAASPPQGEHLASFPRATFLRRLGALLLDLFLVTAITLAFFEIHPGRSFVLLLVYRVALWSWKATTVGGIICGLRVVRTDGKPLAFTDALVRGLASILSAVAAGLGWLWILWDPERQAWHDKIARTVVVRVPAGWPL from the coding sequence TCGACGTCGACGGAGAAGTCGTTCAAATCGGACGAAGCTACACCCTCCCTGCCGGCAAGCGGGTCGAGAGCGCAGTCGTTATCGCGGGCACCGCTCGGATTGAGGGCGAAATAGAGCAAGATCTGGTGGTGGTTGCCGGAGCCGCGACCCTTGCCGGCACCGCCCGGGTCGGCGGGGACGTTGTCGTGGTAGGCGGAACAGGCGACCTCCAACCTGGAGCCGAGGTTGGCGGAGACCTGGTGGCCGTGGGCAGTGGCTTGAAGGTGCCTGAGGGGTTCTCCCCGGGGGGAGATCAGGTCTCGGTCGGTGCCTTTGAGTTAGGAGACCAGTTCGCGAATGCCGCTCCCTGGCTCACTCGAGGAATGCTCTGGGGCCGGCCGATAGTACCCGATCTCCCCTGGATGTGGGCTTTCGTGGCCGTTTTCGCGCTCTTGTTCCTGCTCATCAACCTGGTGTTTGACGGGCCGGTGCGCGCCTGTACCGACACACTCGGCCGGAAGCCCTTGACCACGGGTCTGGCGGGATTTCTGACGCTTCTCCTGATCTCGCCGGTGTCGTTCATACTGACGGTGTCGGTGGTCGGACTGGCGTTGGTGCCCTTCCTGTGGCTCGCTTTTATGATTGTCGGCCTCATCGGCAACGTGGCCGCCGCTCGCTGGATCGGAAGTCGGGTTCTGCCCGAGGAGTCGCCGCACAACCGTCTGCAGGCTGCCCGGTCGCTGGGGATCGGCCTGGCGGCCATCATCCTGGTTGGCATGGTTCCGGTCGCCGGCCTCACCGCCTGGGCCCTGGTGAGCCTTCTGGGACTGGGAGCGGCCGCCACCGCGCTGGTTGCCGGCTTGAGGCGGGAGAATCCCCCCTCCCCCGCTCCCACACCACCGCCGATTGCCGAGCCGGGAAGCGACGCCTCCACCGGCGGTGCTGCCGAGCCCTCCAGCAGTGACACGGCGCCGGCGGCTTCCCCGCCCCAGGGCGAGCACCTTGCATCCTTTCCGCGGGCCACTTTTCTTCGCCGGCTGGGAGCCCTGCTGCTCGACCTCTTCCTGGTGACGGCAATCACGCTGGCATTCTTCGAGATACATCCGGGCAGGTCCTTTGTCCTGCTGCTGGTCTATCGGGTGGCTCTCTGGAGCTGGAAAGCAACCACCGTGGGCGGCATCATCTGTGGTCTGCGGGTGGTTCGGACGGACGGGAAGCCCCTCGCCTTTACCGATGCGCTGGTAAGGGGGCTGGCCAGCATCCTGTCGGCGGTGGCCGCGGGACTGGGTTGGCTCTGGATCCTCTGGGACCCCGAGCGACAGGCCTGGCACGACAAGATCGCCAGAACCGTCGTGGTGCGGGTCCCGGCCGGCTGGCCGCTTTAG